Proteins from a genomic interval of Rubinisphaera italica:
- a CDS encoding SDR family NAD(P)-dependent oxidoreductase — MTSNKPFASLYDRCAVVTGASSGIGQAIALELARGGADLILHYNCNRIGIEKTASQVRELGRVVHIIQADLSDAVQYAQLVNGAFDLHQTLDIWVNNAGVDLLTGEAPEWPYLKKLEKLFEIDVRGTIALSKAVGTRFYAQQSGVILNIGWDQAERGMEGDSGELFAAAKNAIMGFSRSLAVSLAPHVRVNCVAPGWIRTAWGENVGDAWQQRVMQETPLKRWGTPEDIANLIRFLASDEASYLTGQIYYANGGAER; from the coding sequence ATGACTTCCAATAAGCCGTTTGCCAGTTTGTATGATCGATGCGCTGTCGTGACAGGTGCATCTTCCGGAATCGGACAGGCCATTGCACTGGAACTGGCCCGTGGTGGTGCAGATTTGATTTTGCACTACAACTGTAATCGAATCGGAATTGAAAAGACGGCTTCCCAAGTTCGTGAATTGGGGCGAGTTGTTCATATCATCCAGGCAGATCTCAGTGATGCCGTGCAGTATGCTCAACTGGTTAATGGAGCATTTGATCTCCATCAAACACTCGATATCTGGGTCAACAATGCCGGCGTCGATTTATTGACTGGGGAAGCACCCGAGTGGCCTTATCTGAAGAAACTCGAAAAGCTCTTTGAAATCGATGTTCGCGGCACGATTGCTCTCTCGAAAGCGGTTGGAACCCGCTTTTATGCTCAGCAAAGTGGTGTCATCCTCAATATTGGTTGGGATCAAGCCGAGCGTGGTATGGAAGGAGATAGCGGAGAATTATTCGCGGCTGCCAAGAATGCGATTATGGGATTTTCCCGTTCGCTGGCTGTCTCACTGGCACCGCATGTTCGTGTGAATTGCGTCGCTCCCGGTTGGATTCGAACGGCTTGGGGTGAAAATGTAGGCGATGCCTGGCAGCAAAGAGTCATGCAGGAAACACCATTGAAACGCTGGGGAACACCGGAAGATATCGCCAACCTGATCCGGTTTCTTGCTTCAGATGAAGCAAGTTATCTCACGGGTCAAATTTATTACGCCAACGGTGGTGCAGAGCGCTAA
- the dnaB gene encoding replicative DNA helicase, producing MSTDMKSAAAEGLLSKRPPMNLDAENSVLGCLMLVNDTVDQVLGILNADQFYDDQNRRIFSTIADMFERGDRGIDAVTLANELEKLGSLEKAGGVPKILDIMETVPHAAHAEYYAKIVREKWLQRQLIYTCNEILKEAHHSSDDINDILSRSEQKIFQLAEQQESLTRSDMKSILMETWDRINSRRDQEGTVSGLNSGFVGLNELTSGYQKSELIILAARPSMGKTAFVCNSTLAVAGLAKSGVLLFSLEQSKAELAERLLCIHSKVDGHKVRQGDLDEMDHHALLEGSTELSQYPIFVDDQPGRTMSQIAAVSRRMKRQYDIGIVIIDYLQLIEAEDKNQPREQQIASITRRLKFLAKDLDIPVVALAQLNRGVEQREDKRPRLADLRESGAIEQDADVVMFLHRPEAYDPEDRPGEAFVIVAKNRSGPIGDAHLTWIKQQLRFVDYSPLSAPEGGWVDDGF from the coding sequence ATGTCGACCGATATGAAAAGTGCTGCTGCGGAGGGCTTACTCAGTAAACGTCCGCCAATGAACCTCGATGCGGAAAACAGTGTGCTGGGCTGTTTGATGCTCGTGAATGACACGGTCGATCAAGTTCTGGGCATCTTGAATGCTGATCAGTTTTATGATGATCAGAACCGTCGCATTTTTTCGACGATTGCTGACATGTTTGAACGTGGCGATCGAGGGATCGATGCCGTCACACTGGCTAATGAACTCGAAAAGCTGGGTTCATTGGAAAAAGCGGGAGGCGTGCCCAAGATCCTGGACATCATGGAAACGGTACCTCATGCCGCCCATGCTGAGTATTATGCGAAGATAGTACGGGAAAAATGGCTGCAGCGTCAGCTCATCTATACCTGTAACGAGATTCTGAAAGAGGCCCACCATTCTTCCGATGACATCAACGATATCTTGTCACGCTCTGAACAGAAGATCTTTCAGCTGGCCGAGCAGCAGGAATCGCTGACACGAAGTGATATGAAATCGATCCTGATGGAAACCTGGGATCGAATTAACAGTCGCCGGGACCAAGAAGGAACGGTTAGTGGCCTCAACAGTGGCTTTGTGGGACTTAATGAACTGACGAGTGGCTATCAGAAATCCGAACTCATCATTTTGGCCGCTCGCCCGAGTATGGGAAAAACAGCTTTTGTCTGTAACTCCACCCTGGCGGTTGCGGGACTGGCAAAAAGTGGAGTGTTACTGTTTAGTCTGGAACAGTCGAAAGCAGAATTGGCCGAACGTCTGCTGTGTATCCATTCGAAAGTCGATGGCCACAAAGTTCGACAGGGGGATCTGGATGAAATGGATCATCATGCCCTTCTCGAAGGCTCAACCGAATTGAGTCAGTATCCGATTTTTGTCGATGATCAGCCCGGTCGCACAATGTCGCAAATCGCAGCAGTTTCGAGACGCATGAAACGACAATACGATATCGGCATTGTGATTATCGATTACCTCCAGTTGATTGAAGCCGAAGACAAGAACCAGCCTCGTGAACAGCAGATTGCCTCGATCACAAGACGTCTGAAATTCCTGGCCAAGGATTTGGACATTCCCGTCGTTGCCCTGGCCCAGTTGAACCGAGGAGTTGAACAACGCGAAGATAAACGACCTCGACTTGCGGACCTGCGAGAATCTGGAGCGATCGAACAGGATGCCGACGTTGTGATGTTTCTGCACCGTCCGGAAGCCTACGATCCCGAAGATCGCCCCGGTGAAGCCTTCGTGATTGTCGCCAAAAACCGAAGTGGTCCGATCGGAGATGCACACCTGACTTGGATCAAACAGCAACTCCGCTTTGTCGACTACAGCCCTCTCAGCGCCCCCGAAGGCGGCTGGGTCGACGACGGCTTCTAG
- the rplI gene encoding 50S ribosomal protein L9 codes for MVRQVKRRPVYSPRTSGAVELMLAENVSTLGKQGDIVRVKPGYARNYLLPQGLATIATEENKKAVEEHRVKLGELEKQRKGAAKKLSENVSKYSVTIEANANDEGHLYGSILAADISKSLIKAGYKVEPEHIRLDGPLKELGMYTVKLQLHSEVSSDVKVWVVPISGSK; via the coding sequence ATGGTGCGTCAAGTCAAACGTCGGCCAGTTTATTCACCTCGCACCAGTGGTGCAGTTGAATTGATGCTCGCTGAAAATGTTTCCACATTAGGGAAACAAGGTGATATCGTTCGCGTAAAGCCGGGCTATGCTCGAAACTATCTGCTTCCTCAGGGATTGGCGACTATCGCCACCGAGGAAAATAAGAAGGCTGTCGAAGAGCACCGTGTCAAACTTGGAGAACTTGAGAAGCAACGCAAAGGCGCTGCCAAGAAATTGTCCGAGAATGTTTCGAAATACTCGGTCACCATCGAAGCCAATGCGAACGACGAAGGTCATTTGTATGGCTCAATTCTGGCTGCAGACATCAGTAAGTCTCTGATCAAAGCTGGTTACAAAGTCGAGCCGGAACATATCCGTCTCGATGGACCGCTCAAAGAACTCGGAATGTACACCGTGAAGCTGCAGTTGCACTCTGAGGTCTCTTCGGATGTCAAAGTCTGGGTTGTGCCCATTAGTGGCTCGAAGTAA
- a CDS encoding single-stranded DNA-binding protein has translation MASFNRVILMGNLTRDPQVRYTSGGTAVTEIGLAVNRQWFDKQTNSRKEDTTFVDVTLWGRQAEVAGEYLAKGRPVMIEGRLQLDQWEDKQSGEKRSKLRVVGETMQLLGSRGDGGSGGGGGRSSSGGAQSRPSAGGGSSSQPHDDMPPSPVDSFYDSGPEDDDVPF, from the coding sequence ATGGCCAGTTTTAATCGTGTTATTCTGATGGGAAATCTGACACGCGATCCTCAGGTACGCTATACGTCTGGTGGAACAGCAGTAACCGAAATCGGCCTGGCGGTAAATCGACAGTGGTTCGACAAGCAGACTAATTCTCGCAAGGAAGATACGACGTTTGTCGATGTAACCTTGTGGGGTCGTCAAGCAGAAGTCGCTGGAGAATATCTGGCAAAAGGTCGTCCAGTGATGATTGAAGGTCGACTGCAACTCGATCAGTGGGAAGATAAACAATCAGGAGAAAAACGCAGTAAATTGCGAGTCGTTGGGGAAACGATGCAATTACTGGGTAGTCGCGGTGATGGTGGTAGTGGCGGCGGAGGTGGTCGATCAAGCAGTGGTGGAGCACAATCCCGTCCATCTGCTGGTGGTGGCTCCTCTTCACAGCCTCACGACGATATGCCCCCTTCCCCTGTCGATTCCTTTTACGACAGTGGCCCCGAAGATGATGATGTTCCTTTTTAG
- the rpsF gene encoding 30S ribosomal protein S6 produces MALRSYEIMFLLDSGKFATDPDGVTAEVNTILDKVGAEVVSARPWMDGKLAYPIEGQRKGLHYLTYVKADSGQIQQLQRLCRLSNVVLRHMCIVPPEQLFDLMSTSLSGDPSAEDEGAEGEGEESKGDSSEKASSDEEETANA; encoded by the coding sequence TTGGCCTTACGTAGTTACGAAATTATGTTTCTGTTGGACAGTGGTAAATTTGCCACTGACCCAGATGGCGTTACCGCAGAAGTAAATACAATTTTAGACAAAGTCGGAGCAGAGGTTGTCTCAGCCCGTCCTTGGATGGATGGCAAACTCGCCTATCCGATTGAAGGACAACGTAAGGGATTGCACTACCTGACTTACGTCAAAGCCGATTCAGGACAAATTCAACAGCTGCAGCGTTTGTGCCGCTTGAGCAATGTTGTTTTGCGTCATATGTGCATTGTTCCACCAGAACAACTGTTCGACTTGATGTCGACATCACTCTCTGGTGATCCATCTGCGGAAGACGAAGGGGCAGAAGGAGAAGGAGAAGAATCAAAGGGTGACTCTTCTGAAAAAGCCTCCTCAGACGAAGAAGAAACAGCAAACGCTTAA
- the pth gene encoding aminoacyl-tRNA hydrolase yields MKIVVGLGNPGRQYMNTRHNIGFEVLAELAKRYQAGSSSLRHEAEIKEIFLEGEKILLCAPQTYMNLSGSSVASLINFHKLPPEDILIICDDLNLPSGQLRLRASGSSGGQKGLKDIAVKLKTEEFARLRFGIGRPPGRMDVSSYVLQKFSDAELTEIQISVQHAADGVETWVKEGVVKAMNQINSNSV; encoded by the coding sequence ATGAAGATTGTTGTCGGCCTGGGAAATCCCGGACGCCAATACATGAACACACGACACAATATCGGTTTCGAAGTTCTGGCTGAACTTGCAAAACGATATCAGGCAGGTTCTTCATCGCTTCGCCATGAGGCAGAAATCAAGGAGATTTTTTTAGAAGGTGAGAAAATACTGTTGTGTGCTCCTCAAACCTACATGAATTTGAGTGGTTCTTCAGTCGCCTCACTTATTAATTTCCACAAACTTCCTCCAGAAGATATACTGATCATCTGCGACGATCTGAACCTGCCATCGGGACAACTCCGCTTGCGAGCCTCGGGTTCGAGCGGGGGGCAGAAAGGACTCAAAGATATTGCAGTGAAATTGAAGACGGAAGAATTTGCGAGATTAAGGTTTGGAATTGGGCGTCCCCCGGGTCGTATGGATGTCTCCAGTTATGTGTTGCAGAAATTTTCGGATGCAGAACTGACTGAGATTCAGATTTCGGTACAACATGCCGCAGATGGAGTAGAAACCTGGGTCAAAGAGGGTGTTGTGAAGGCGATGAATCAAATCAACTCGAATTCTGTCTGA
- a CDS encoding 50S ribosomal protein L25: MSDDPKLTAQRRESLGTSTSRRMRKAGQIPGCIYGHKQEAISFAVSAEELNPIIASGHKVVDFDIDGSVDKALIQEVQWNTFSTYVQHIDLLRVDANERVSTSVEIVVRGISPGVLAGGILEQTHHELPIECPVIRLPEQIVIRVSDLKMGGAIHVSDLKLPTDCTTTLPPEEVLVHVVEPRKAPEPTDEELAASAEPEVVGAADEDADE; the protein is encoded by the coding sequence ATGTCAGATGATCCCAAATTGACAGCTCAGAGACGTGAATCTCTGGGAACCTCAACTTCCCGTCGCATGCGAAAAGCCGGCCAAATCCCCGGTTGCATCTATGGACACAAGCAGGAAGCCATTTCTTTTGCCGTCAGCGCTGAGGAATTGAATCCGATCATTGCTTCTGGTCACAAAGTTGTCGACTTCGATATCGATGGCAGTGTCGACAAGGCTTTGATTCAGGAAGTTCAGTGGAATACGTTTTCTACATACGTTCAGCATATCGATTTATTGCGAGTTGATGCCAACGAGCGTGTCAGCACGAGCGTCGAAATCGTTGTCCGGGGTATTTCTCCTGGCGTTCTGGCTGGTGGAATTCTGGAACAGACCCATCATGAATTGCCGATTGAGTGCCCTGTCATTCGACTACCAGAACAAATTGTGATTCGCGTAAGCGACCTCAAAATGGGCGGAGCCATTCATGTTAGCGACTTAAAGTTGCCAACGGATTGCACGACAACATTACCACCAGAAGAAGTTCTGGTTCATGTGGTCGAGCCACGCAAAGCACCTGAACCAACAGATGAAGAATTGGCAGCTTCTGCTGAGCCGGAAGTTGTTGGAGCAGCCGATGAAGACGCTGATGAGTAA
- a CDS encoding DUF1501 domain-containing protein: MSIDRIGNLFSGLSRRDLLKASTALGVSFLLPTLSARAAEKRGNERAKSFITLWMNGGPSQLETWDPHPGTAIGGPTQEISTTFSGVNIAADYPMMAEQLQHLSLIRSLVSKEGDHERGTYFMKTGYRPDPTVIHPSIGALIPHQLETKGLEVPPYVSLGDGQWPGRGGYLGDQFDAFRVFEPGRSVQNMRARVGDKRQTDRLEGLDILAKSFRKGRQYQSEKSLHQDTVERALTMMSSDQLKAFEIEDEPESIRNKYGDSRFGRGCLVARRLIETGVRVVEVTLNGFDSHASNFEAHTNRAADLDKAFAMLVQELRDRDLYDSTIVLCIGEFGRTPKINPLDGRDHWPNGFSTLIGGGGLRSGVLIGETDPTGMATDPKDPIKVQDLYATILNQFAIDPGEELMTPIGRPLHLCEGTPLMQLLDA, translated from the coding sequence ATGAGTATCGATCGAATCGGAAATCTGTTTTCAGGATTATCACGCCGTGATCTTCTCAAAGCCTCTACGGCTCTCGGCGTCTCCTTTCTACTTCCGACACTCTCTGCTCGGGCAGCAGAAAAGCGAGGGAACGAGCGGGCAAAGTCCTTCATTACACTCTGGATGAATGGGGGGCCAAGTCAGTTGGAAACCTGGGATCCCCATCCTGGAACGGCTATAGGTGGGCCGACACAGGAAATCAGTACCACATTTTCGGGTGTGAATATCGCTGCAGATTACCCGATGATGGCAGAGCAACTGCAGCATCTTTCGTTGATTCGCTCGCTGGTGAGTAAAGAGGGAGATCACGAGCGAGGCACCTATTTCATGAAAACAGGTTACCGGCCTGACCCGACTGTCATTCATCCTTCCATTGGAGCATTAATTCCTCACCAACTCGAAACGAAAGGGCTGGAAGTTCCGCCCTATGTTTCACTTGGAGATGGGCAGTGGCCTGGTCGGGGTGGATATCTTGGGGATCAGTTCGATGCCTTCCGTGTTTTTGAACCTGGTCGCAGTGTCCAGAATATGCGTGCTCGCGTCGGAGATAAACGACAAACTGACCGACTTGAAGGTCTGGATATCCTGGCAAAATCGTTCCGAAAAGGACGTCAGTATCAGTCGGAGAAATCATTGCATCAGGATACTGTTGAGCGAGCTTTAACGATGATGTCGTCGGATCAACTCAAAGCCTTTGAGATTGAAGATGAGCCTGAATCCATCCGAAATAAATATGGAGACTCCCGATTCGGAAGAGGCTGCCTCGTCGCTCGTCGCTTGATTGAAACCGGCGTTCGTGTCGTTGAAGTCACCCTGAACGGTTTCGATTCTCATGCCAGTAACTTTGAAGCTCACACAAATCGGGCAGCAGATTTGGATAAGGCCTTCGCAATGCTGGTCCAGGAGCTGAGAGATCGAGATCTTTACGATTCGACCATCGTCCTTTGCATTGGCGAATTTGGACGAACACCAAAAATCAACCCTCTCGATGGTCGCGATCACTGGCCGAACGGCTTCTCCACACTTATTGGCGGAGGCGGTTTGCGATCTGGAGTTCTGATTGGAGAAACCGATCCGACTGGCATGGCCACCGATCCGAAAGATCCCATCAAAGTTCAGGATTTGTACGCAACGATCTTAAATCAATTCGCAATTGATCCCGGTGAAGAACTGATGACCCCGATTGGTCGCCCTCTCCACTTATGCGAAGGGACACCGCTGATGCAATTGCTGGATGCCTGA
- a CDS encoding DUF1549 domain-containing protein — MRWKSIAVYLPVTAVVLGLLLIVFSTAFPPVHARVDDSEQHQENAELASSVAQVNQWFRNDWKEANLSQATQAEEPIVLRRLSLALHGTIPSLEELRRFESDERPDRLQQWCREMLEDPRFADYFAERITRAFVGTQGEPFLVFRRDRFRNWIVEQLNQNRPYNQVVQEIISQTGLWTGEPATNFMTHAVLNGKVDENKLAGKTVRAVLGQRIDCAQCHDHPFADWKQQDFEGLAAYFGQVRLSAFGVEDRKNQDYKVEDRITLEERTVQPEVPFQENLLPDSGTRREQLAIWSTHPDNRRFSRAAVNRIWALMFGKAFSEGAPYYARVDDLPDPEVGEGTGTALDLLAESFVASNYNIKQLIETIAALEVYRLDSTSHEIDDTVVKRQIDHWAVFPLIRLRPEQVVGSMLQATSIKTIDQNSHLLTRTFKLINENDFLKEYGDFGADELDERAGTVPQALLRMNGNLFEESTKPNPFNATPRIALASGSPEQILDTCFLTCLTRLPSLEEKQFFLNKWEDDKSRRWPQRTHDLYWALINSPEFSWNH, encoded by the coding sequence ATGCGTTGGAAATCAATAGCTGTGTATCTTCCTGTAACAGCAGTCGTGCTCGGCTTGCTGCTGATCGTGTTCTCAACGGCGTTTCCCCCTGTTCATGCCCGCGTCGATGATTCTGAACAACATCAAGAAAATGCGGAGCTTGCTTCGAGTGTTGCTCAGGTGAATCAGTGGTTCAGGAATGACTGGAAAGAAGCCAATTTATCGCAGGCGACACAAGCGGAGGAGCCGATTGTCTTACGCCGATTATCGCTGGCTCTGCACGGCACGATTCCCTCCCTGGAAGAACTTCGTCGTTTCGAATCCGACGAACGCCCCGATCGACTTCAACAATGGTGCCGGGAAATGCTCGAAGACCCTCGATTCGCTGATTATTTTGCGGAAAGAATCACGCGAGCATTTGTGGGAACTCAGGGCGAGCCATTTCTGGTGTTTCGACGCGATCGATTTCGCAATTGGATTGTCGAACAACTCAATCAAAACCGCCCGTACAATCAGGTCGTGCAGGAGATTATTTCACAGACCGGTCTGTGGACGGGCGAGCCAGCAACAAATTTCATGACCCATGCCGTGCTGAATGGAAAAGTTGATGAAAACAAACTGGCCGGTAAAACGGTTCGAGCGGTTTTAGGACAGCGGATTGATTGTGCTCAGTGCCACGACCATCCTTTTGCCGACTGGAAGCAGCAGGATTTTGAAGGACTGGCTGCCTATTTTGGGCAGGTGCGTCTGTCAGCCTTTGGTGTTGAGGATCGAAAAAATCAGGATTACAAGGTTGAGGATCGAATCACATTGGAAGAGAGAACAGTCCAACCGGAAGTTCCCTTCCAGGAAAATCTGCTTCCCGATTCTGGAACCAGACGGGAGCAACTGGCAATTTGGAGTACACATCCCGACAATCGTCGATTTTCCCGTGCTGCAGTCAACAGAATCTGGGCGTTAATGTTCGGAAAAGCCTTTTCCGAAGGGGCTCCTTATTATGCGAGAGTGGATGATCTCCCCGACCCAGAAGTTGGTGAGGGAACGGGAACCGCTCTCGATCTACTGGCTGAATCCTTCGTCGCCTCGAACTATAACATCAAACAATTGATCGAGACGATTGCAGCCCTGGAAGTTTACCGGCTCGATTCGACTTCTCATGAAATTGACGATACGGTCGTCAAAAGACAAATCGACCACTGGGCCGTTTTTCCACTGATTCGTTTGCGACCGGAACAGGTTGTCGGCTCAATGCTGCAAGCGACTTCTATAAAAACGATTGATCAGAACTCCCATCTTCTTACACGGACATTCAAACTAATTAATGAAAACGACTTCCTCAAAGAGTACGGCGACTTTGGCGCAGATGAACTGGACGAGAGGGCGGGCACAGTTCCTCAAGCTCTGCTCCGAATGAACGGAAATCTGTTTGAAGAGTCGACCAAACCCAATCCATTCAATGCGACACCTCGCATCGCACTGGCATCAGGTAGCCCGGAACAAATTCTCGATACCTGTTTCCTGACTTGCCTGACTCGTCTTCCCTCGCTGGAAGAAAAACAGTTCTTCCTGAATAAATGGGAAGATGATAAATCGCGTCGCTGGCCGCAACGGACTCACGATTTGTACTGGGCGTTAATCAATTCCCCGGAATTTTCCTGGAATCATTGA